A window of the Tachyglossus aculeatus isolate mTacAcu1 chromosome 2, mTacAcu1.pri, whole genome shotgun sequence genome harbors these coding sequences:
- the LOC119943479 gene encoding olfactory receptor 51I2-like — MGDSHGNTSGSLSFILTGFPGLEDSLYWMFILLAALYSVSILGNSLILVILKEEQSLHQPMYYFLAMLSVNDLGLSCSTLPTVLGTFCFNVKEVGFDACMAQMFFIHLFSWMESGILLAMSFDRYVAICNPLRYSAILTGSSTVNVGLAVLVRSFISILPSLFLLRRLPFCKANILHHAYCLHPDLIRLPCVDTTFNNILGLFIVLSTFGLDSMLIFLSYVLILRSVLTITSQTGRSKALNTCVSHICAVLMFYIPMVGVSLGHRYGKRAPPFVHTLMSIIYLFVPPMLNPIIYSIKTKEIHKRMVKMFSGAFGCFTFVKSLSLLITEKSSLCPYLACELEESCTVIQREPE; from the exons ATGGGAGATTCCCACGGCAACACCTCTGGTTCCCTCTCTTTCATCCTGACTGGCTTCCCAGGATTGGAAGATTCCCTGTACTGGATGTTTATTCTGCTGGCAGCCCTCTACTCTGTTTCCATCCTAGGAAACTCCCTGATCCTGGTCATTCTCAAGGAGGAGCAGAGCCTACACCAACCCATGTACTATTTCCTGGCCATGCTGTCCGTCAATGACCTGGGGTTGAGCTGCTCAACTCTGCCCACGGTCCTGGGCACCTTCTGCTTCAATGTCAAGGAGGTTGGCTTCGATGCTTGCATGGCACAGATGTTCTTCATCCACTTGTTCTCCTGGATGGAGTCAGGTATACTGCTGGCCATGAGCtttgaccgctacgtggccatctgtaacCCGCTCAGATACTCAGCTATACTGACCGGCAGCAGCACTGTCAATGTGGGTTTGGCCGTTTTAGTACGCAGCTTCATTTCGATCCTTCCTTCACTCTTCCTCCTGAGGAGACTGCCATTTTGCAAAGCCAACATCCTGCATCATGCCTACTGTCTCCATCCCGACCTCATCCGCCTGCCCTGTGTGGACACCACCTTCAACAACATCTTGGGCCTGTTCATTGTGCTCTCCACATTCGGACTGGACTCCATGCTCATCTTCCTTTCCTATGTCCTGATCCTCAGGTCTGTCCTGACCATCACATCCCAGACAGGGCGGTCCAAGGCCCTCAACACCTGTGTCTCACACATCTGTGCGGTGCTCATGTTCTACATTCCCATGGTGGGCGTGTCTCTGGGTCACAGGTACGGGAAACGGGCCCCCCCATTTGTCCACACATTGATGTCCATCATCTACCTCTTCGTGCCACCCATGCTCAATCCCATTATCTACAGCATCAAGACCAAGGAGATCCACAAAAGGATGGTCAAGATGTTCTCTGGTGCTTTTGGG TGCTTCACCTTTGTGAAAAGTCTGAGCCTCCTGATCACTGAGAAAAGCAGTCTCTGCCCCTATCTGGCTTGTGAGCTTGAAGAATCAT GCACAGTGATCCAGAGAGAACCAGAATAA